In Monodelphis domestica isolate mMonDom1 chromosome 4, mMonDom1.pri, whole genome shotgun sequence, one DNA window encodes the following:
- the LOC100020103 gene encoding olfactory receptor 51A4-like produces MSTFNNSKGEVFTFFLIGLPGLEYTHIWISIPICLIYFVTILGNCIILFIIKTESSLHKPMYYFLSMLAFSDLGLSLSSLPTMLRVFLLNAPRISADACFAQQFFIHGFSLMESSVLMIMSFDRFLAIHNPLRYSSILTNARATKLSLVLTMTSFLFILPFPFTLKSLTYCKRNLLSHSYCLHQDVMKLACSDNKVDVIYGFFVAMVGMLDLVLIAISYIFILKTVSGIGSQQEQLKALSTCVSHICAVLIFYIPIISLAVLYRFGKNAPLVIRILMADVLLLVPPLMNPIVYCVKTQQIRVRILKKLYLK; encoded by the coding sequence ATGTCTACATTCAACAACTCTAAAGGTGAGGTATTCACCTTCTTCTTGATAGGTCTCCCAGGACTGGAGTACACTCACATATGGATCTCAATTCCCATCTGTCTCATATATTTTGTCACCATTCTGGGCAATTgcatcatcctcttcatcattaaGACCGAGTCTTCACTTCACAAGCCAATGTACTATTTCCTTTCCATGCTGGCCTTCTCTGACCTGGGACTGTCCCTGTCATCCTTACCTACAATGCTAAGGGTCTTTTTATTGAATGCTCCCAGAATTTCTGCTGATGCCTGCTTTGCCCAGCAGTTTTTTATACATGGTTTCAGTCTTATGGAATCGTCAGTTCTCATGATCATGTCCTTTGATCGTTTCCTAGCCATCCACAACCCTCTAAGATACAGTTCTATCCTTACCAATGCAAGAGCCACCAAACTGAGCCTGGTATTAACCATGACaagttttttatttatcttgccatttcctttcactctgaagAGCCTGACATATTGTAAAAGGAACCTCCTTTCTCATTCCTACTGTCTCCACCAGGATGTCATGAAACTGGCTTGCTCTGATAATAAGGTAGATGTTATCTATGGTTTCTTTGTTGCTATGGTAGGAATGCTGGACTTAGTATTAATTGCAATTTCCTATATTTTCATTCTGAAGACTGTTTCAGGCATTGGTTCACAACAAGAACAACTCAAGGCTCTCAGCACTTGTGTCTCTCATATTTGTGCTGTGCTTATTTTTTATATACCTATTATTTCCTTGGCTGTTCTTTATCGCTTTGGCAAGAATGCTCCCCTAGTTATTAGAATCCTCATGGCTGATGTCCTTTTGTTGGTCCCACCATTGATGAACCCCATAGTATATTGTGTGAAGACCCAACAGATTCGAGTCAGAATTCTGAAGAAGCTGTATCTCAAGTAG
- the LOC100020134 gene encoding olfactory receptor 51A7-like: protein MSTFNITEDKISVFFLTGIPRMEHVYIWMSIPICLIYIIAALGNSAILILIKTEPSLHEPMYYFLSMLAFSDLCLSFSTLPTMLRIFLFNATGISTDACIAQEFFIHTFGAMESSVLVIMSFDHFLAIRNPLRYSSILTNVRVMQIRLIFAILSFIFLLPLPITLRKLKYCKGNHLSYSFCLLQDIMRLACSDSRIKVIFGFFVAILSMLDFLVIVMSYVLILKTVLGIASHQEHLKPLITCVFHFCAVLIFYMPIISMSIAHRFAKHGSPIIRILLADIFLFVSPLMNPIVYCVKTRQIWERVLGKLRLKKA from the coding sequence ATGTCTACTTTCAACATCACTGAGGACAAGATTTCTGTCTTTTTCCTCACTGGAATCCCAAGAATGGAGCATGTGTACATTTGGATGTCTATACCCATCTGCCTCATATATATCATTGCTGCTCTTGGCAATTCtgccatcctcatcctcatcaagACAGAACCTTCTCTCCATGAACCCATGTACTATTTTCTCTCCATGTTGGCTTTTTCTGATCTTTGCCTATCTTTCTCTACCTTGCCAACTATGCTGAGAATCTTCCTGTTCAATGCTACAGGAATCTCCACTGATGCTTGCATTGCCCAGGAGTTCTTCATTCACACATTCGGTGCTATGGAGTCCTCTGTGCTTGTAATCAtgtcttttgatcattttttAGCCATTCGCAACCCACTAAGATATAGCTCCATTCTTACCAATGTCAGAGTTATGCAAATCAGGTTAATCTTTGCCATTCTAAGTTTTATATTCCTACTCCCATTACCTATCACCTTAAGAAAGTTGAAATATTGCAAGGGGAACCACCTTTCTTATTCCTTCTGTCTCCTTCAGGACATAATGAGACTTGCCTGCTCTGATAGCAGGATTAAAGTTATCTTTGGTTTCTTTGTTGCTATCCTAAGTATGTTGGACTTTTTAGTTATTGTAATGTCTTATGTGCTGATTTTGAAGACAGTTTTGGGTATTGCCTCCCATCAGGAGCATTTGAAGCCACTCATCACCTGTGTGTTCCATTTCTGTGCTGTGCTCATCTTCTATATGCCAATCATAAGTATGTCCATTGCCCATCGCTTTGCCAAACATGGCTCCCCAATCATTAGGATTCTCCTTGctgatatatttttgtttgtttctccacTGATGAATCCCATTGTTTACTGTGTGAAAACCAGGCAGATCTGGGAGAGGGTCCTAGGGAAGTTAAGACTAAAGAAGGCTTAG
- the LOC100020045 gene encoding olfactory receptor 51A7-like, whose protein sequence is MSELNTSEIKMFFLIGIPGLEHVHIWISIPICFMYLIAILGNCTILLVIKTEASLHEPMYYFLSMLAISDLGLSLSSLPTMLRIFLFNAPGIIPDACFAQEFFIHGFSVMESSVLLIMSFDRFIAIHNPLRYSSILMTARISKMGLVMAIRSFLLVLPLPLTLKRLCYCHKNVLSHSYCFHHDVMKLACSDNRVNVIYGFFAALCTMLDLVCIALSYLLILKTVLGLASFSERLKAFNTCVSHICAVLIFYVPIITLAAMHRFAKHKSPLTMILIANIFLLVPPLMNPIVYCVKTRQIREKIHGKLFTMCGR, encoded by the coding sequence ATGTCAGAGCTCAATACCTcggaaattaaaatgtttttcttgattGGGATTCCAGGATTAGAGCATGTTCACATATGGATTTCTATCCCAATTTGCTTCATGTATTTGATTGCCATCTTAGGCAACTGTACCATCCTGCTTGTGATCAAGACAGAAGCCTCTCTCCATGAGCCCATGTACTATTTCCTCTCTATGCTAGCCATCTCTGACCTAggactctccctctcctccttaccCACTATGTTGAGAATCTTCTTGTTCAATGCCCCAGGAATCATCCCTGATGCCTGCTTTGCCCAAGAGTTCTTTATCCATGGCTTCAGTGTCATGGAATCCTCAGTGCTTCTGATCATGTCCTTTGATCGCTTCATAGCCATTCATAACCCCCTGAGATACAGCTCCATCTTAATGACTGCCAGAATTTCCAAAATGGGGCTGGTTATGGCTATCAGGAGCTTCCTTTTAGTGCTTCCACTTCCTTTAACACTAAAGAGGCTGTGCTATTGTCACAAAAACGTCCTGTCCCACTCCTATTGTTTCCATCATGATGTTATGAAGCTGGCATGCAGTGACAACAGAGTCAATGTTATCTATGGATTCTTTGCTGCCCTCTGTACCATGTTGGACCTGGTATGCATCGCCTTGTCCTATTTACTAATCCTAAAAACAGTTCTTGGACTTGCCTCTTTCTCAGAGAGACTTAAAGCCTTCAACACGTGTGTCTCTCACATCTGTGCAGTGCTCATCTTCTATGTGCCCATCATCACCCTAGCTGCTATGCATCGCTTTGCCAAGCACAAATCTCCACTCACAATGATCCTCATTGCTAACATCTTCCTGTTGGTGCCACCCCTGATGAATCCCATTGTGTACTGTGTGAAGACCAGGCAGATCCGGGAGAAGATCCATGGGAAATTGTTCACCATGTGTGGCAGATAA